CGGGATCTACATCTCGCACATCCGAAACGAGGGGAGCATGGTCCTCGGTGCGCTGGATGAACTCATCGACATCGCACGAGCGGCCGATGTCGCAGCTGAGGTGTACCACCTGAAGGCGTCCGGGAGGGATAACTGGCATCTGATTGACGACGTTTTCCGAAAGATCGAACAGGCGCGAGCGGACGGCCTGCGCATTACGGCGGACATGTATACGTATCCGGCCTCGTCGACCGGACTCAACGCCATCATGCCCCCCTGGGTGCAGGAGGGCGGCTTTGGCATGTGGCGGCGGCGGCTCATGGACGCTGAGATCAGCGCCCATGTTGCGGAGGAAATGCGCACGCCGACGGACGAGTGGGAAAACTCACTCGTTTCGGCCGGTGCCGGCGGAATTCTGCTGACGGGCTTCAGGCAGGACTCGTTGCGGCATCTGGTGGGACGCACGCTGGCCGATGTCGCCGCCGAGCGCGGGATGCCCGCCGAGGAGACCGCGATACAACTGGTTGTTCAGGATAGCAGTCGCGTGAGCGCCGTCTTCTTTACCATGACCGAGGGCAATGTGCGGAAAAAGATCCAGCAGCCGTGGGTAAGCATTGCCTCGGATGCCGGCGCGCTGGCTGCCGAGGGGGTCTTTCTGAATTCGCAGCCTCATCCGAGAGCGTACGGTACGTTTGCGCGAGTCCTGGGTCGGTACGTCCGCGACGAAGGCCTGATTTCGCTCCCGGAAGCGATTCGGCGAATGACGTCATTGCCGGCGAGCAATCTGTCGCTGCGTCGGCGCGGCCTGCTTCGGCCGGGCTACTTCGCGGACCTCGTCCTGTTCGATCCTGCGACGATTCGGGACACGGCGACATTCGAGGAGCCTCACCAGTACGCGATCGGTGTACGTTATGTATTTGTGAATGGAGAGACCGTTGTCCGCGACGGGCAGCATACCGGCGCCACGCCGGGTCGCGTCGTCCGTGGTCCGGGATGGACGGGATGGAAGGATTGACTCCTCACAGATATCGATGCAATGAAATACTTTGATCCAGGATATGTGACGCTGCTGCTAATGATCGCGGCGGCGGTCATAGTGATGGGCAGGTGCTGAGGAACGGCGGAAGGACGAGCTTCGCTGGTTGTATCTACCCGGGAGCGCGGAGGCTGCCGAGGACAATCAGGTCGCGCTCTCCACTGGGCGATTCCACGGCAGCTTCCGCACCATGATCACGATGAAGCATCGGTCGAAGACAGCAGCCATGAACGTTCCGGTGAGCAGCAGAAGCAAGAGGATTCTCGTCGGGTCTGCAAGGCCGCCGACTGCGAACAGGAGATAGACGACGCGAACCTGGGTCGATACGCGAATGGTGTCATCGTCTCAGATTGCCGCGGCCGCTACGCGGCCTCGCAAAGACGTGGAGGCAAAATGCGTCACCCGGCGACATATATTGTCGACAATCTAGGAAGGGACAGCCGCGATTGTCCCGGAG
This region of Rhodothermales bacterium genomic DNA includes:
- a CDS encoding D-aminoacylase → MTNRHLFPFAIACLIVVCISADARAQSFDTILRGGTMYDGTGNPGFVADVALRGDSIAAIGDLRFASATTEIDARGLAVAPGFINMLSWAGRSLIEDGRGMSDILQGVTLEVMGEGWSMGPWSDPMKADDVASQGDIKYDVEWTTLGEYLEHMERSGVSPNITSFVGATTLRIHEVGYDDRPATADELARMQDLVADAMEQGAVGVSSSLIYAPAFYASTEELIELARVAAVYGGIYISHIRNEGSMVLGALDELIDIARAADVAAEVYHLKASGRDNWHLIDDVFRKIEQARADGLRITADMYTYPASSTGLNAIMPPWVQEGGFGMWRRRLMDAEISAHVAEEMRTPTDEWENSLVSAGAGGILLTGFRQDSLRHLVGRTLADVAAERGMPAEETAIQLVVQDSSRVSAVFFTMTEGNVRKKIQQPWVSIASDAGALAAEGVFLNSQPHPRAYGTFARVLGRYVRDEGLISLPEAIRRMTSLPASNLSLRRRGLLRPGYFADLVLFDPATIRDTATFEEPHQYAIGVRYVFVNGETVVRDGQHTGATPGRVVRGPGWTGWKD